Below is a window of Chiloscyllium punctatum isolate Juve2018m chromosome 52, sChiPun1.3, whole genome shotgun sequence DNA.
GGCAATGATACCGCCTCCTGTCCACGCTGACAGCTAACTAGGTTTTAAGTAATGATTATAAAGGATAAAATTTTATCTtaattacagaaggatggaggcTTGTGTTTCAATGTTTAATTTAATCTCCGTGTTTGTGAGGGTGAATTCGGCGGGCATTTTCAAACTGACCAACTGTCATTTCACGTTATCCAATCAGCCTCCAACAATTCTTTTCCTGTCTTTTCTGTCCCTTCCGgagctgtttctctgtgtgttgaGGGACAGGGTTGTATCCAATCCCAGCTCTAGGGCGGGCTCTCCATTCCCTTAAACAGGCAGCACCGCAGCAGCCTCAGCATTGACAGCagcagcctgtgtgtgtgttacagagagtcgGAGAGAATGGCCCGAACCAAGCAGACAGCGCGCAAATCCACCGGAGGGAAAGCTCCCCGCAAGCAGCTGGCGACCAAAGCGGCCCGCAAGAGCGCTCCGGCCACGGGCGGAGTGAAGAAGCCTCATCGCTACAGGCCCGGCACGGTGGCTCTGCGGGAGATCCGCCGCTACCAGAAATCCACCGAGCTGCTGATCCGCAAACTGCCCTTCCAGCGGCTGGTGCGAGAGATCGCTCAGGACTTCAAGACCGACCTGCGCTTCCAGAGCTCGGCGGTGATGGCCCTGCAGGAGGCCAGCGAGGCTTACCTGGTGGGACTGTTTGAGGACACCAACCTGTGCGCCATCCACGCCAAGCGGGTCACCATCATGCCCAAAGACATCCAGCTGGCCCGCCGGATCCGCGGGGAGCGCGCCTAAACGGAGCCTGGCCGGCCCGGCACATTCacctcgagagagagagagagaaacacaaagGCTCTTTTCAGAGCCACTAAACCATCCAGAGAGAGCGGGAAACGATGGGTTGCATTACTATTGTAATTATAAAACCAGGAACTAAAAAGGCAATGAGTTATAAACGATATTGACATGGCAGTGAAGTCATAACTGATGAGATCCCCCGTGTTCGCAGAATGTATTATGACAAATTGTGGAATATAATTTTAACATGATATTCTGGCAGTGGATTATAAATTCCCGCGAATCTCCCCCTCTGTCTTGGTATTCATAAAACTTAtcattgggggaagggaaagatTTGGCGCCAAGACTTGCTACTTGCAGACATTGGTATTTTAGGAAGTGCATAGGAGCTGAGTACAGCATCAATGATGAGTCAGTTAAACAAGAAAGTCAAGTTCCAACTACTGAGTTCTCTGGTGATCGCAGATTTTGTTATAATACATTCTAGGATTTAACTAATAGGGGATGAGATAGAATTGGCGCCAAAAGATCAACGGCTCGTTTTCAAAATTGAAAATGTAGAACATGAAGAAAAGAGTGCGAAGTTTTACAGATGAGAATGCGTTGATTTGTCTATCGATTACAGAGGTGTAGTTCATACAATCTCACTTTGCCCCCTTCCCTCCTTTAcagctgggggaaaaaaaatcactcgTGGGTATTTAatatgttctcgctctctctgagaAGAAAGCCTGTCTATGAACACACTAGTGAACAAAGCGCAGAGGGATAGGGCCGCTCAGTAGTATTTGCTACATTGACTGTATGCTTACTGCACTGGGTCAATTCAGCTCTTCCTGATGCAGTTAAAGGGAATGTGAAACCAAAGTCAACCCGATCGGGGACATTTGTCATtctaagtacaaattcaccatgtgggtgggtgtgtgcgtTTTGCCGGGGGTGGGGGCGGTatgagtgtgtgcgcgcgagtGTAAAGGGATAAACGCGTACGTCTGAGAGGGTGCATGCATGAGTGAGGGGCAGCATGTGTGAGCGTATGAAAGAGGGTCtccgtgagtgtctgtgtgtgtactgCGCTCAAAAGCTGTATGAATCCACGTAAGAATCTGAATCCATTTTCTTTATATTAGAATCAGTCTGGCCATTGCGGTATTATCAGTTGTTCAAGTTCACTTGGACGTAACATTTAGATGTTCTGCGatttatatttgtaaaaacatgGTCATTGTAAAAGATTAGAGATGAAGAatcaatccaggtcttttttggAATAGATggcttcagttacatcacactgtacactTTTCTGCGAAAAAATCTTACGCTGTTGTATTCTACGTGATGAAAGCTGCGAAAGCTAGTGCATacagataaacctgttgggctaagttggtgttgcgtgatttttaaactttgtacacccgagtccaacatcagcatctccaaaccACAAGTATTCAATAACAAGTGATTGACTGATCTCAGATACAAAAGGTCCACATTAAAAGTAAAATAAACCCGACAGATGACGGACTAGCTCCTTTCACAGATGCTGTGAGTGGCTCTGAAAAGAGCCTTTGGGTTGTCAATTTCAAGAACACTCTTCACTTTTTAGCAGATCCAGCAGCGGCGGTTTTCTTGGGCAGCAGCACGGCCTGGATATTAGGCAGCACCCCGCCCTGAGCGATGGTCACCCCTCCCAGCAGCTTGTTGAGCTCCTCGTCGTTGCGCACGGCCAGCTGTAGGTGCCTGGGGATGATGCGGGTCTTCTTGTTGTCCCGGGCCGCGTTGCCGGCCAGCTCCAGGATTTCAGCTGTCAGATACTCCAGCACCGCAGCCATATAGACCGGCGCTCCGGCACCCACACGCTCAGCATAGTTACCCTTTCTCAGGAGCCTGTGAACACGGCCCACCGGGAACTGCAGGCCAGCCCGGGACGACCGAGACTTCGCCTTGGCGcgacctttcccactgccctttccTCTTCCAGACATGATCACAATCCCACAGACACTTTCAGAGGGAATGCTACACTCCGCTCACACTACGGTCTCTTATACTTCGGGGAAATGTACGTCAAACATTTCGGATTGGTCAGCATTTCCAATGTTGTTTCAATTCCCAATCAGATCACAGCTTCATTCCCCAATCCGGGGAGGAGGGCGGCAACGACAGGCGCTAAATCATCAACCGCTttctttcaaatttgaaaatcccGCCAATCTCCAAACAAAGGAGTATGTTTTACCTGAAAAATGAAGCACAAAAACCTGAGGAAGTTCAAAAAGCATTAATACTCATGTTGATTTACTTCTAGTTCACAAATGTATAATTCACACGGTCTTACTCTCCCTCATTTGCCGATCTGTATCTGATCTTGAGAGTGGGTTATTTTCTTAACCTTGAGAAGAAGCTGAAACAAAACAGGCCAAACACTGCAGTCTGCAACCTGTGTTTTCTTTGCACATTTCAGTACCACCCCGATATGCTGATAAACCAGCACACAGCATTCTTCCGGCTCAGCATCGACAAGTTTTTATAAGACGATATTTTAAAGCTGTCCTCCCTTATCGTTCTCGATCAGATTCAGCAAAAGCTCCACGTTTCAGTCCGGTAGCTGTGTTGGTGTTCTCTCGGTTCGCTTTGAAAGTCTCTCACCGACAGCAAGAAGCTTTATTTCGCATTGAGAAAAATCGGTTCAAACCCGCGCACTGGAAATGTAAAGTAAATCAGAAGGTAAAATGTATCAATCGTGGGACGGAAAGACGTGGGCATTCGTCTGCCAGGGGTGAACAAGCAAAATGAAAAATGACTCACTGGCTCTTGATCTGCTCTCTCCACGCCACTCCTGAATAATTTGCAAAGCACTTATTAACACAAAAACATATAGCACAAGAAATTAAAACGCCTTATCAAGAATCACATGCAAACTAAAACAAACAACACTTAAAGAAATGGTTCAGCTGTCTCAGGGAAGTTGTAGGTGGCTCTTAAAAGAGCCTTTGggttgtggatgtgtgtgtgtttcagtgcagtgcGGTCCTTCACTTGGAGCTGGTGTACTTGGTCACCGCCTTTGTGCCCTCCGACACGGCGTGCTTGGCCAGctccccgggcagcagcagccgCACGGCGGTCTGGATCTCCCGGGAGCTGATGGTGCTGCGCTTGTTGTAATGGGCCAGGCGGGAAGCCTCCCCCGCGATGCGCTCGAAAATATCGCTGACGAATGAGTTCATGATGCTCATGGCCTTGGAGGAGATGCCGGTGTCGGGGTGAACCTGCTTCATCACTTTGTAGATGTAGATAAAATAACTTTCTTTCCTGGTCCTTTTCCTCTTCTTGCCGCCCTTCGCTGGCGCCTTTTTGATGATTTTCTTTGCTCCCTTCTTGGACGCTTGCTGTGCTTTCTTCTCATCAGCCATAGCGCCGCTCACTTTCAGATACAGATGAAGGGACAGCGAGCTCGGAGCTCCCTTTTTCATAGCGTGATGACGTCATCAATACTAATGAAGGATAGAGGAAGACCTGGTTGCTGATTGGGTAGTTTACAAAGTCATTTCCAAAccttgactctctctgactggtTAGTGTGAGATCCAATGTGGATCTTTCAGAATTTGCAACGAAATGTGAAGTGGATGGTGATTCTGTAACTTGTCAGTCTGACTGAgggagatttttttttgtttgtgatACAGAAAGTGACTGTGGTATCGGCTCGGTTTCCTTTTGCTCGTCGTTGTAATGATGTGGGAGTGGAAAGGTGTGTTTCTAGCTCTGCATGTCTGTTTCTGGTCCTGTCTCTGCGCTGGAATTAACACTGAGCTTACCGCtgttctcagtggttagcactgctgcctcaccgcgtcAGGGACTCTGCTTCGATTCCAATttcaggcgactgtgtgtggattttgaggtaaaaacaatgactgcagatgctggaaagcaaatactggattagtggtgctggaagagcacagcagttcaggcagcatccaacgagtagcgaaatcgacgtttcgggcaaaagcccttcagcaggaataaaggcagtgagcctgaagcatggagacataagctagaggagggtgggggtgggggtggggagagagtagcatgattttgcacattctccccgtgtccgaatggatttcctccgggtgctcagttTTCCTCTCTCAATTCAAAGACGTGCagggaggtgaattggccatgctaactgcCCATAATGTTccgggatgtgtgggttaggtgcatcaatcaggggtaaatgcagaataatagggtagattactcttcggagggtcggtgttccTCATtctacgctgtagggattctaagaatgTGAGTGTTTTCTAGGTTTGGGGTTGATGGAACTCGTTCTAAACTGCACGGAATTGGAGAGAGATGAAAGAAAGTCCCTGTTTAAAACTTTTCTTGAGTCACAGGTTGAAAGTGTCTGTCTTGACTGTGGGATTAATATATTTCTGAGAACTTGATTGCTAACCGTGGGCACAGAGACCGATCTGTAACTGTGTGCTTTGCAAGTAATTACAGTGTATCAGAACCACGTTGCTGCAGTTTTTATTTCGGAGTATTGAACTTTCACGCAGGGATTTAGAGCATTTCTCAGTCTCATATGAATGCCTGTTATCCAGCAACCGTTAGCATGTTATATATGTCTCACTTTAACTTTGTATCTGTAGAGTCCTTATTTAGACATTTGACATGAATTCAACACCTGTCCATTGAAGCTCTGGTCCTCTGTGTAATAGTCAATTAGTCAAAACCTTCAAGACAGGTTTTATTCTGTACCCACCAAACACTGATGGAAGCGGTAACACGTTATACCATTTGCCAGCCACTTGGAAATGTTCCTCCAATCTGTGTCTATCCATTTCTGGGAGGTAAAGCATTTTGGTTTACTCTATTTCACAATCTTTACATGTCAGTATGTTACTGGATTGTAGCTCAAGCCTTGTGAAGTGTAACCTGTTGTTTTTATTCTGTACATGTCAGTCATTAACATAAGAATGTGTCTCATTTAGTATCTACAATTTTGAGTTTGACCAAACACCACTTTGGACAATCTCCAGTAGGACTCCCTCCCCTCCACACCCATAATCCTTTGAATATAAGCGTCTGTTCATTGACAGAAAGTTTGTATTTATAACTGCAGCATTTTGTAAGGGACAATATATTATACATTGCAGAAACTGGCAATAACAATATTACTGCTGATGTTACACTGTTCATGTCAGTTTCTCACCAGTGGATAGCTGCATTGTATCCTAACAATTCATTGTTTTGCAGCTGACTCCATATTTTattctgtaactgccagtttgttgtttcCAATCTTGTTTTCACTCAGTTTCTGTCAATACACTG
It encodes the following:
- the LOC140470945 gene encoding histone H3 yields the protein MARTKQTARKSTGGKAPRKQLATKAARKSAPATGGVKKPHRYRPGTVALREIRRYQKSTELLIRKLPFQRLVREIAQDFKTDLRFQSSAVMALQEASEAYLVGLFEDTNLCAIHAKRVTIMPKDIQLARRIRGERA
- the LOC140470833 gene encoding histone H2A-like, with protein sequence MSGRGKGSGKGRAKAKSRSSRAGLQFPVGRVHRLLRKGNYAERVGAGAPVYMAAVLEYLTAEILELAGNAARDNKKTRIIPRHLQLAVRNDEELNKLLGGVTIAQGGVLPNIQAVLLPKKTAAAGSAKK
- the LOC140470991 gene encoding histone H2B 1/2-like, translated to MADEKKAQQASKKGAKKIIKKAPAKGGKKRKRTRKESYFIYIYKVMKQVHPDTGISSKAMSIMNSFVSDIFERIAGEASRLAHYNKRSTISSREIQTAVRLLLPGELAKHAVSEGTKAVTKYTSSK